In Zingiber officinale cultivar Zhangliang chromosome 3B, Zo_v1.1, whole genome shotgun sequence, a single window of DNA contains:
- the LOC121967347 gene encoding VQ motif-containing protein 4-like, which produces MEKEKVQSPNSSSNSSSSSSNGVAAVTAPITPKSVSKSVDASVFPTTFIQADAGSFKQVVQMLTGSSETAAKHHHSAPAPPPAKSGIPLAAKATGPKKPAFKLYERRASLKNLKMISPMIPAFGGLNPSSPLGAAFSPRRQPEILSPSVLNLPALTLSPVTPLIPDPFNRSSQPNPRPMPTPAAAISAEDRAIAEKGFYLHPSPRTTPKDAEPPRLLPLFPVTSPTPSSVSAAASSS; this is translated from the coding sequence ATGGAGAAGGAGAAGGTCCAGTCCCCGAACTCCTCCAGCAACAGCAGCAGTAGCAGCAGCAATGGAGTGGCGGCGGTTACGGCACCGATCACTCCCAAATCGGTGTCGAAATCGGTGGATGCTAGCGTTTTCCCGACCACCTTTATCCAGGCCGACGCTGGATCCTTCAAGCAGGTCGTCCAGATGCTCACCGGCTCTTCTGAGACCGCCGCCAAGCACCACCACTCGGCGCCGGCTCCGCCGCCCGCCAAGAGCGGGATCCCGCTGGCCGCCAAGGCGACGGGGCCCAAGAAGCCGGCGTTCAAGCTCTACGAGCGAAGGGCCAGCCTCAAGAATCTGAAAATGATCAGCCCGATGATCCCCGCCTTCGGCGGCCTTAACCCTAGCTCTCCGCTCGGCGCCGCGTTCTCGCCGCGGAGGCAGCCGGAGATCCTCTCCCCCAGCGTGCTCAACCTGCCGGCGTTGACCCTCAGCCCCGTCACGCCTTTGATCCCGGATCCGTTCAACCGGTCGTCGCAGCCGAATCCGAGACCGATGCCGACGCCTGCGGCGGCAATCTCGGCCGAGGATCGGGCCATCGCCGAGAAGGGATTCTACCTGCACCCTTCGCCGAGGACCACGCCGAAGGACGCGGAGCCACCGAGGTTGCTGCCGCTCTTCCCAGTCACATCCCCGACGCCGTCCTCCGTTTCCGCTGCCGCCTCTTCTTCCTGA